The following proteins come from a genomic window of Crassostrea angulata isolate pt1a10 chromosome 1, ASM2561291v2, whole genome shotgun sequence:
- the LOC128174124 gene encoding protein ABHD13-like produces MTKGQDDEESLIPKENDKSVTMGEKLKIIEFVMQIVFAVLSKFWKLCTSAGLILLLTFWYYGGVLTLVLLLIGGFGVFYNAQDLLLYYPEQPPQSRLFVDSPQRFNLRGENHFLPTRDGIKINAVLIKHSNPNAPTVVYFHGNAGNIGHRYPNVGDLHRYVGVNVLLVEYRGYGRSEGSPSESGLYLDSEAAMDFLISRPDINKDKIVVFGRSLGGAVAAWLASSKKYSPHIAALVLENTFTSLPDIAKSIFADLFILEYIPVFLFKNKYPTLERIQKITIPTLFLSGQGDKLIPPHMMSKLSSVSGSSVKKIVRFPGGTHNETWMSDGYYEAWLFFLQEVFNSKRTSGRHNVVDL; encoded by the exons ATGACAAAAGGACAAGACGATGAGGAAAGTTTGATTCCAAAAGAAAACGACAAAAGCGTTACTATGGGCGAGAAacttaaaattattgaatttgtTATGCAGATTGTTTTTGCGGTTTTGTCAAAGTTTTGGAAGTTGTGCACATCAGCTGGATTAATTCTTCTTTTAACTTTTTGGTACTATGGAGGTGTATTGACTTTAGTACTTCTTTTAATTGGAGGATTTG GTGTTTTCTACAATGCCCAGGATTTACTCCTTTATTACCCTGAACAGCCTCCTCAGTCCCGACTGTTCGTGGACAGTCCTCAGCGGTTCAATCTGCGAGGGGAAAACCACTTCCTGCCCACTAGGGATGGAATTAAAATTAATGCAGTGCTCATAAAACATTCTAATCCTAATGCCCCTACTGTGGTGTATTTCCATGGAAATGCAGGGAACATTGGACACAG atatccAAATGTGGGAGACTTACATAGATATGTGGGGGTGAATGTTCTGTTGGTGGAGTACAGGGGGTATGGGAGGAGTGAGGGCTCACCCTCAGAGTCAG GACTGTATTTGGATTCTGAGGCAGCAATGGATTTTTTAATCAGTCGTCCAGACATCAACAAAGACAAGATCGTTGTGTTTGGGCGCTCACTAGGTGGCGCTGTGGCCGCCTGGCTCGCCAGCAGCAAGAAATATTCTCCACATATCGCAGCACTAGTCCTAGAAAACACCTTCACATCACTTCCAGATATTGCCAAGTCAATCTTTGCAGATTTATTTATTCTAGAGTATATACCTGtgttcttatttaaaaataag TATCCTACACTGGAGAGGATCCAGAAGATAACCATTCCAACCTTGTTTTTGTCGGGACAAGGAGACAAGCTTATACCCCCACATATGATGTCCAAATTAAGTAGT GTATCAGGTAGCTCAGTGAAGAAGATTGTTAGATTCCCGGGAGGGACACACAATGAGACGTGGATGTCCGACGGTTATTATGAGGCCTGGCTGTTTTTTCTACAGGAA GTGTTTAATTCCAAGAGAACCTCCGGGAGACACAATGTGGTGGATCTATGA
- the LOC128174135 gene encoding ankyrin repeat and MYND domain-containing protein 2-like codes for MKKPISEITVKMATTNKPKNVRESEQKLLDAIVNDNLDTVKTLLKDPDVRTDFTDDTGMTSLQHAAFRGRKDMVELLLANGADVNADKHENSYSTLMFAALSGNTDVTRQVLEAGAKVDHVNSVGRTAAQMAAFVGQHQCVSVINNFFPKEKLLYYTKPQGFEKEPRLPPEMAPALCTMINMPDLHPVKLCLYLQDHPGLLDNYTGIVKVFEHLCEKSMKARDTNDIFALKTHYYSVLFKTAGKMQSEKGSIDGLIKSLIKGRESDGFPEFQEKFLRQMLREFPYAESELLQQMVRNLANTQIGDHPTALYVLCQGINGQKFMDEDDVCSTCGSLRAKKKCSACKMVCYCDQRCQKLHWSTHKKFCKQLAEEYVHLEEKRKKEEEEKQKQEQLLKEQQQKSNTPDKDITKDKETEESSDTREDNSAEAVEP; via the exons ATGAAGAAACCAATATCCGAAATTACAGTGAAGATGGCGACCACCAACAAGCCAAAGAATGTGCGAGAAAGTGAACAAAAGCTTCTTGATGCGATCGTGAATG ATAATCTGGATACCGTGAAGACACTTTTGAAAGACCCAGATGTTAGAACAGATTTTACAGATGAT ACTGGGATGACCTCTCTACAGCATGCAGCATTCAGAGGCAGGAAGGACATGGTGGAGCTTCTCCTGGCTAACGGAGCCGATGTTAACGCTGACAAACACGAGAACTCTTACTCCACCCTCATGTTTGCAGCTTTGTCAG GGAACACTGATGTCACCAGACAAGTGCTAGAAGCAGGTGCCAAGGTAGATCACGTGAACTCGGTGGGGCGAACAGCTGCTCAGATGGCTGCATTTGTTG GACAGCACCAATGTGTTTCCGTCATCAACAACttttttccaaaagaaaaacTTTTGTACTACACCAAACCTCAAG GCTTTGAGAAGGAGCCCAGACTTCCCCCTGAGATGGCCCCTGCCCTGTGTACTATGATCAACATGCCAGACCTTCATCCTGTTAAG CTGTGTCTGTATCTACAAGATCACCCAGGTCTGTTGGACAACTACACAGGCATTGTGAAAGTGTTTGAACATTTGTGTGAAAAAAGTATGAAAGCAAGGGATACCAATGACATTTTTGCCTTGAAAACTCATTATTACTCAGTTTTGTTTAAAACCGCCGGTAAAATGCAATCAGAAAAAGGAAGCATTGATGGCTTAATCAAATC ATTAATCAAAGGAAGAGAGAGTGACGGGTTTCCTGAATTCCAAGAGAAGTTTCTGAGACAAATGTTAAGAGAATTCCCCTATGCAGAGTCCGAATTACTCCAGCAAATGGTGCGAAACTTGGCAAACACTCAAATA GGAGATCATCCGACAGCATTGTATGTCCTGTGTCAGGGAATCAACGGACAGAAGTTCATGGATGAGGACGATGTCTGTAGTACATGTGGAAGTCTTCGCGCCAAGAAGAAGTGCTCCGCCTGTAAAATG GTTTGTTACTGTGATCAGAGATGTCAGAAATTACACTGGAGCACACATAAAAAGTTCTGTAAGCAGTTAGCAg agGAATATGTGCATTTGGAGGAGAAACGAAAAaaggaagaagaagaaaaacagAAACAAGAACAGCTTTTAAAGGAGCAACAGCAAAAAAGCAATACCCCAG ACAAAGACATCACAAAGGATAAAGAAACAGAGGAGAGTTCTGACACCAGGGAAGATAACTCCGCTGAAGCTGTAGAACCATAA